Below is a genomic region from Raphanus sativus cultivar WK10039 chromosome 4, ASM80110v3, whole genome shotgun sequence.
tttatttattatctccAGAAGTTAAAACCTCCAAAATTTAAGCCGTGGGAAATATAGAATGGACAAAACAACCAATTCTATTATTCGAAGATACGACGATTGATCCACgctaaatatttgataatacaAAAAGTTTTATATTGGAATCTTCTGGAACACgtctatttaatttttatatgcgATATGATTGACCCGATTACCACGTGAATGTCAGATTTAGTgatatgaaactatacactagtattattaattattaatgttgCTTTGCTGTTAACTAACATGTATGTATCAAACTCTTTGATGGCAGGTATCATGGAAAAGGGGAGAGATTCGTGCTGTCGAGTGGGAGAGATCCAGCGTTGGTGAACAAAGCATCGGACTTTCTGAAAGAACACTTCATGGTTCCACCGTTTTGGCGTCAAGATGCTAACAAAGGAATGGTGAGGAACAGTGAAGGTCGTTGGATTCAAGCCGAGCGTCTCCGTTCTGAGGATCATCATTCTCCTGACATCCACCACCATCTCCACCAGCTCCGTCTTCTCCCTTCGTAATTACAcattaattttgatatatactattattatatatgcatGTTTTCCTTTGTAAATGTCACGAATAAAAATGATCACACTCTTTTTCATTTGCATGCATAAGCATATATCATGCATCTTTCCATGTTTGAATACATGCATAAAGAGAAGACGAGTAATAAGCATTTTTACAACTTTCACCACGAAGTGCATACCGAATGTgcttaattttacataaatacaAAGACAAACAATACGCACTTAAAATCAGAGTTGTTGAACGTCCACTAACAATTTATGAAAAACTTATTACTTATACTTCCAATCTTTATTCAATAGCGATCCTCAGTTCTTTGTCTTAACGCAAATAAAATTTTGTGCAATAACCTTCTATATGTCCttggcaaaaagaaaaagaaaaaagtaaccATCTAGATGTTCTTTGTTACCAAAACACATGTTATAGTAGTTAGAGCATCTCCGACCTCACtttatttttcactctaaaatagaatttagagtaaaaaatgctCCAATGATACTCTATTTcttattctataatagagtgaaaaataagtttactccaaatatatagtaagttgtttttttttgttcatcactctattttctatTCTAAAGTAGAGTACCATTTGAGCAAActccatctctattatagaatcattctattttagagtaaaaaatagaattaacCCTTTGAGATACTcttacataattattatttttggtttaagtaTGGATATGTTTTACAACCATAGACATCTTCAACGACAAGGAAAAAAAAGCATGGTTATCTACTACAGCTTCCAATGCTGACTCTTTTCCTTTACGAGTAGATAGATACTACGAGACGTTTGGGTTTGGATCAATTAACTATGCAGCACGACTTTTGTTAACAGTATTATTGGGAAAGACAGGTTTTGACCatccatttgaaaattttcactaTTATAAATACCACCATCatctttttaacttttattcACTCAAATCTTAAAACCTCTTTAGAATCGTCTGACTAAGAATCAAAGAATGGGAGGAAAAGGTGGTAGCGGGGGAGGAGGGaaaggaggtggtggtggtggagggaaaggcggtggtggtggtggaagtGGAGGAGGTAGGagtggcggtggtggtggccacggaggaggaggaaaaagtggtggcggtggtggaggaggtggcTACATGGTGGCTCCGGGGAGCAACGGATCTTCCTACATTTCGAGAGACAACTTTGAGAGTGACCCTAAAGGTTACTTCGATAATCTGCATGGTAGTGGACAGGGCAGCAAGTAACTTTTGCTCTTGTAATTCACTCTGTTTAGTGAACATACTTATGGTTGTTATTACCAAATAAACTATCTAATCATCTAATAaaatggtgttttttttttctatttcatcCTTCCTCGTTAATCATGTATTAACAAAGAGTGTCAACTATATAGCCTATAATCATTCAATAGGTTCATTAGGAGACTCTACaatctaaataattttcttgTCTACAATTCACTGTATAACTCAAGAAAGTGGTTGATTAACATGAAACATTCAAATAAGATATAGGCCCTGTTCGTTTCGTGAACTGGATGAGAATTCCAGACGCAGCATCTGTACGCAGTAATTGGATGCAGCAATCAGATATCGTTCGTTCGCGATTCTGTAAATTTTGGATCATGCGTCTGGAAACTGTATTTAGATGCAGTTTTGTTCGTTTTGTAttctatatttttgaatatagaTGAGTTTTATGTCAAATGACCAAAAACTCcttatcttttcttttggtctaaacatatatataactatatctaAAAGTGAAACTAACttgtagaaaaaatatatttaactacaaataaaattgagataaataaaaatgaacattaaattcaatttttcattttaaaaaaaaaataaaacaactaaattttcatatattaacctgtaaaaagttttgtttaactgcaaataaaataaacataaataaaaataaatatcaaattcaatttttcatgatttataacattataaagtAACAATAATAAACACTCAAGTCTATTTTCATGTTTTACAACAATGATAACATCAAACTCAAATGACTTTTAcacaaaatatttaactaagTCTCGGAAAATTTGATTCTCGGATTTTGGcaggaaaaactcgattttcgggttttggccggaaaactcggtttttgggttttggcgaaaaacttggtttttgggttttggccggaaaaccggatttttcggttttggcgggaaaactcgattttccggttttggctggaaaacttaattttttggttttggcgggaaaactcggttttcgggttttggccggaaactcagttttcgggttttggcgggaaaattcgGTTTTCGGATTTTGGCCGGGaactcgattttccggttttggccgAAAAACTTGGTTTTCCGATTTTTGTGGGAAAATTcgattttcgggttttggccggaaaactcggtttttgggttttggtggggaaactcggttttcgggttttggctgaaaactcggttttcgagTTTTGGCCGAAAACTCGATTTTCGGATTTTGGCCGAGAAACTcagattttccggttttggccgaaaaactcgattttctaattttggtgggaaaattcggttttcgggttttggagGGAAAACTTAGTTTTTTAGTTATGGCGAGAAAAAtcgtttttcgggttttggcgggaaaactcgatttcccggttttggcgggaaaactcgattttccgattttggcgggaaaactcaatttttttgttttagcgggaaaatgcaattttttggttttggcgggaaaactcggttttcgggttttggctgaaaaactcgattttccgattttgacgaaaaaaactcgattttccgattttggtggaaaaaatcgattttctgattttggcggaaaaactcgattttctggttttggcggaaaaactcggttttccggttttggtcgaaaaacttgattttccgattttggtgggaaaactcgttttccggttttggccgAAAAATTCAGTTTTCCaattttggtggaaaaactcggttttcggttttggtgggaaaactcgattttttggtttttcggttttggggGAAAATTTGGttatctgagagagagagagagagatttgctTTGACGGGGAGAAAAAAATTAGGTTTAGAAATCAGGTAAAACTTTATAATTCATAGGATAAATTAAGGGTATTATTGACTTTTAACACTTTTGGATGAGTTTACTGTTTCTGGAAACGTTTGAAAACTGCATCCAGAAATCCTGAAAAATCTGGATGAGTTATGAATATACATCTGGATGCTGCGTCCAACTTAACCTCCTATTTCGTATCAAACGAACATCGGTCCG
It encodes:
- the LOC108848710 gene encoding glycine-rich protein DOT1, with protein sequence MGGKGGSGGGGKGGGGGGGKGGGGGGSGGGRSGGGGGHGGGGKSGGGGGGGGYMVAPGSNGSSYISRDNFESDPKGYFDNLHGSGQGSK